The segment TATGCATTTCAAGTGAACAGACCTTTTAGCCTTTTTGCTCCATTCTTTATATCTCTTGAGCTTaattagaccccccccccatataTCCATACCTTCTCTGGATAATATCACAAGGTTATTACCTTGGCATTGCTATGGCGCTGATTCTAAATGCCTACATAACCCCTCTTAACAGGCTATCATGATGCATTAAACACCTTTTAGACACGTAAGAAAAGTGTTGCCACGATTGCTTTCCTGCAGTGAAGACAACTTAGTCGTGGGGTCCTCCCAGGGTGGACGCTGTGAATTTTCTTTTAGTGTGTGTTTTAACATTTACtgctgtgtgcctgtttgtgtgtgtctgctgtgtacttactgggtgttctgtgtgtgtgttaataatcCTCAGGAGGAAgaacatgaggaggagggggggggggaggggggatcctGAGAGTCTCCTGTTCCTTCTGTCCCACAATAAATCACTTTTTGGTGTTCGGAACACTGCCCTCTTTGGGTGAAATAATGAACTACAGTTGAAGGATCCCACGTGCTTGAAGAGTATGTAAGAATGTATGTTTGAAAGTGTATAccaagtgaatgtgtgtgtgcatgcgtgtgtgtgtgcgtgtgtgcccagGCTGGCACAGGCTTGTATTTCACACCTTAAACTTGAGACCACTAAATGCTGGAGAttctctctgctgctgctctctctgtctctctctctgtctctctctctgtctctctgtctgtctctctctctgtctctctctctgctccctcctttcACTTGGTACTGCATCTATTTAGGGCACTCTCTCCTtcatttgctctctccctctctgtcaaatAGGCTGAGTGACTCGTTTCTCCTGGGTCCACATGCGCAAGAGAATAAAGAGATCAGGAGTGACACAGAGACCCATGGAATAGCACCTGCTTAGGGAAGGCATGCCATtgaagactggaacatgacaacTTATCACCGATCATGTCCTCGAGTCATACGCGGAGCACGCGACACAACCGTGCCCTTCTCGGACTAAGGACTATTTGCTGAGGTCGGCCTGATGACTGTGATCCCTGGGTTGTCTGAGAGGACGTGAGGGAACGGAGACATCCCTGTGGTTCTTGGATTGCTTTTGGGGAGTTTATTGAACACAGTACGGACAAGAGGAATAGAGAGGCTTTGAGGTGGTATTCTTGGTGCCTCCATGACACGATGGATTCCATGGCTCCCTCATCACACTCTCGGGATGGTTCTCCAGTTGCAAATTCGTTAATGGGTTTCGGTCGCCGTACCTCCCACACCGGTAAACAAGGTGGCCTCAAGGGGCTGGGGTACGGGGTGGGTGTGGTCTGGAGGAACCTGCGCCCGTTCATCCCGTTCTTCCTGATCAGCAGCCTGGTGGTTGCTCTCATCTACCTGCTCAAAAACATTGTCTACGGCGGCCCCTTCACAGACCCGCTCTTCTTCGTCAAGTTCAATCAGCGCTGGCCCAAGCCTGACCTCGGCCGCAAACTCTCAcccaccctgaccctgacctctgaccctgacctCTACAACTACACAGGAAATGGGACTATTTGAGGGGGATGAACTGGACAATTTACCTCAATAGGAATTTCTGTCTAGCAGAAAACGCACTCAGGGTGGATCCGTAAGGCTTTTTTTGTGTGGAATGAACATGAAAGCTTCCCTGCGGGGTCTGTTGATTAACTCTGTAATTGTGTTGCTACCTGTCCCATTTAAAAGCTCCTTCAGGGCTAGGCGATATGCAGATTGGTGAATTTcaaagcctgtctgtctgaagtcTGGACCATATAATGACTATAATTAGATTACCTCCAATGCTCGGATGTCTTAAACCAGATGTATTACACTATTAACTAGCAGCCTATTTTGAAGTGAGATTCATCGCCCAGGAAGAAAAAATGGGAAGAGAAAATGCAAAATTGGTGTTGAATAAAGTTTTGTTTTGAAACTTTGATCTGCGTTAACAGTTTGCAAAACCGTGACAGAAAGGTGAGGGCTATGTTCCACAGTCAGGTCACGGCAACCCAGTCCTAAGCAATTTTGACGGCAAACATGCAGACCCATGTATTCAAACTTTTTTCAATGTTTCGGAGCAAGTCAGTCACCTTCCGTTGTCACGATGTGGCGAAAACATCTGAGAATGCTTTAAGTTACGTACACAATCAGTTATTTCCATTCCTAACAGTGGAGACCATATACATAATATGTATTATACATGTAACCTAGATGGTGGAGCTGACTTGAGAGGGGAATCTGCACCGGAAGCGACCCTACAGAGAAATGTATCTATCTATAGGATGACCTCACCAAATCAACATACAGTAACGCCCGCCGCGTAGCCACAAGCAAGTTGAATAAAAGTGAAATTctaaatatattattattttagcaCCTAGTTTTAACGTGTATGCATTAATTTCTTTCAAGTTAGTTTTTTAATTTGGAGAAGACAGAAAACAATATATAATACGTCAAAGGTGAGTGATGCATGACCATTTTGAGAATGTTTTCAGGGTGTCAGTCTGTTTCAGTTCACCACCGCCTTGCACACAAAGTATTTGGGGGAGTCATGCAAATCCTTCCGTTACCATGACTTAACAATACACACTTTTTAAATATTAGTTTTGTGCTTAATCTCATTGTTAAGTGATGAAAGCAGGTGCACTTCACAACTCACCTTCACCAATGTTGATTAGCTAGCAAGCATGCTAGTCTTCGAACGTCATGAGCCAATTTAGCAAACAGGCTAGCTGTTTTAGGTTCGTTTACCTAAATGTCGCAAACTCACAACACGTGTCTTGAATCACTGAGAATTGCGTTATTTTAGTTAAGTGATGCTAAACTAATACAAATACATGTCGAACATAATAAAAGCACACTAtcctttaattgtttttagttcAGTGATTCGAATTTTACTGCTCAGGTATTTGACAGCCACATCCTGAAGAGACGATTATCATTGATTTCATTGTAAAGTAATGACTAGGTGTTGTTTACCTTAAGTTGTTTACATCTCTCTTggccccctcctcccgtcccctcacccAACATCTTTCTTTCTGCcagtgaatggagggatgtaGAGCTATGGCAGGCCCAGGTTCGAGTCCTTCTATACTGGCTGAACTCCAGAGACAACAGCGCTGCAGCCAGTACTGTGACACGCTGCTCCGGGCTGGGGGTACGGAGGGCatgtaaacactcacacacacacacacacacacttactgactcatcaactctcacacacaatgtacagacagggcctggagtgtgtgtgcacatcttaCCTACTCGCTGTTCCCTTCCCCTCTAGGTGTGTCTGTCCCGGCCCACAGCTGTATCTTGTCTGCTCTCTGCCCCCAGCTCTCGTGTGTTCTGTCCTCCACGCCACCTTCTTCGTCTGGGCAGAGCAACCTGGTCGAGTTCCAGGCTTTTGGGGCCTGTGCCCTGCTGAGGCTGGTGGGCTTGCTGTACTCTGGGGagatggtggtggagggggaggtggagagggaggaggtgatggcGGCCGCTGCCAAGCTGGGTATCAGTgggctggtggaggtggggaggagtgaggtggaggatggagcCCAGAGttgggagagggacagaagagCGGGACCAAGCTCGACGGAGGGacagaggtggaaggagagagtaaGGGAAGTTGGGGTACAGACCGAGCCCCTTGACAACAGAGACGACCACGTTGCTAGGCGCAAGAGTGGAGGGCGTGACTCGCCAGGCGGCGACGTCACCGAGAGACACAACGGAAGAGAGACGCCCGCTGGGTTCAACGCAGACGCGGGGATCCAAACTTGTGGAGCCATCATGGATATTTCCCATCAGCCTCTCTGTTTGCAGtccctgggaggggaggggccggtCTGTGTCAGAGCTGCAGAGGAACACCCCCAGATCTCCACCTTCTACTCCTCCAGCTCCACTCTCAACCCTGACCCCTTGGTGTCCTACGTAGGTGATGTGACACTTCTCCAAGAGGCCCCTGCTCCTGGTTCTATGGGCGCCGttgacctcccccctcacatcccATGCATCCCCCTGTCCCTTCTCTGCCCTCTGGACGGACACCAGGCCCCTGACATCTCCTCCATGCTGACGACCCGGGGGGAACCCACAGAAGCCACACGGCTCGacgtcatccctccatccctctcctcctcctctccttctctcatcccttcctccacccccgctGTCTACATGTCTGGTCATGGGATGGAGGCCTTCCCCCCCagtgcctccagcccccctcaggCCGTGGACCTGCTGGAGGGGGAAGGCGAGGAGTTTGAGCAGTTCAGGGGGAACATCCCTGGGTTCATCAGTTACTTCCTGAACCCCGCCCACTTCCAAGATGGGGAGCGGGAGggcaggcggaggaggaggcgtagGGCGGCAGGGGGGGCCGAGAGGggtgcggaggagaggagagcccaGAAGCCCAGAGGCAGACGCAGGGGAGGAGACGTGGTGGGGACAACAGCAGCGAATAAGGAGCAGGTGGCGGCGGAGGTTCCTCAGGGAAGCTGGCTGCggaggttgggggtgggggcctTGCGGatggggcagggcggggggatGGTGGGCAGGAAAGTGTACCTGAAGACCAGGGATATGCTGCAGCCCATCAAGATCCTCTTGAGAAGGAAAAAGAGGCGAGGGCAGAGTGACCTGTGGGAGGTCTCCAGGGCCGGGGTGGAGAAGAGCCAAGCTCCCCAGAGGAAGCCGAGGAGGACCAAGGCCCAAATGATACAGGTAGGGAACAAGATCATATTCATATTTCTATAGCTAGTCACAGTGTTGAACATGGAACTTCATTTGTTCGTTCTACTGTTTCAGGACGGCTTTTCCATAATAAAGAGGCAGGTTGGTCGCCCACGAATCAGGCCCatacccttcccccccctccccaaataTCTCTTTGAGGCTCTGACCTATGAGCCACACGGCCCCCCTGACTCCACCCCTCCTACTGCAGCCTTCCCtagcccagccctagcccctacCCCCAATCCCATTGCTCCATCTCCTGTCCCCTACCTgtccccggccccagccctgctccacaccgcccccctgccccccctggtcCCGTCTGCCCAAGAAGACTCAGCTGAGCGGTTCGAGTGCCTGCTACAAGACATCATGATGGACCTCGATTTAATTCCCAACGTCGCTGTGGCAACGCAAACTAACGACCTTCCCCAAGAAACCGCCGCCACGGCTCCTCCGCctgcatctcctcatctccacgGCAACCGGGACCACTCCGCCGAGAGTTTCAACCAACTCTTGACTCTCTCTGCTTTGTCAGCTGGTCACCATAGCGACATAAATAACATCATCCCAACTGCGTTCCCCGTT is part of the Osmerus eperlanus chromosome 13, fOsmEpe2.1, whole genome shotgun sequence genome and harbors:
- the LOC134032841 gene encoding uncharacterized protein LOC134032841, yielding MEGCRAMAGPGSSPSILAELQRQQRCSQYCDTLLRAGGVSVPAHSCILSALCPQLSCVLSSTPPSSSGQSNLVEFQAFGACALLRLVGLLYSGEMVVEGEVEREEVMAAAAKLGISGLVEVGRSEVEDGAQSWERDRRAGPSSTEGQRWKERVREVGVQTEPLDNRDDHVARRKSGGRDSPGGDVTERHNGRETPAGFNADAGIQTCGAIMDISHQPLCLQSLGGEGPVCVRAAEEHPQISTFYSSSSTLNPDPLVSYVGDVTLLQEAPAPGSMGAVDLPPHIPCIPLSLLCPLDGHQAPDISSMLTTRGEPTEATRLDVIPPSLSSSSPSLIPSSTPAVYMSGHGMEAFPPSASSPPQAVDLLEGEGEEFEQFRGNIPGFISYFLNPAHFQDGEREGRRRRRRRAAGGAERGAEERRAQKPRGRRRGGDVVGTTAANKEQVAAEVPQGSWLRRLGVGALRMGQGGGMVGRKVYLKTRDMLQPIKILLRRKKRRGQSDLWEVSRAGVEKSQAPQRKPRRTKAQMIQDGFSIIKRQVGRPRIRPIPFPPLPKYLFEALTYEPHGPPDSTPPTAAFPSPALAPTPNPIAPSPVPYLSPAPALLHTAPLPPLVPSAQEDSAERFECLLQDIMMDLDLIPNVAVATQTNDLPQETAATAPPPASPHLHGNRDHSAESFNQLLTLSALSAGHHSDINNIIPTAFPVAEATTYGVTSRSECEVPLLQQQQTEGDLSDILDHFLLSFEQQVASSANNVLNGNIQTDSSHTDRPPEPYAAMRNDSGAQTQTRPAEHGAQTSSVFELTHAVVSPHSARHTAHQQHTHTQYGEEPDPVRHYPLTHTTLKPPSSALLSQPAKAVPSTGQPSHIQMAEKLVEEGRRMTRSQVREGIRTSEEARGVKRFPPALEQTQRQQSEEESTKTHPSQSQPSKPPHSQSQPSKPPHSQSQPTKPPHSQSQPTIPPPSQSQPSKPPPSQSLPTKPPHSQSQPTKPPHSQSQSTKTPSSQSQPSKPPPSQSQPTKPHPDQTESVKFITNSQPIVRIKPLPPRDQLKSICSRKQDRDKTRHLVRKIKQLQSMCPRGQKLERYATVCLVRLEDTQLLAGTSGKRLHPAEQPIRMPEKVSVQTVQPIRVIEALKLGGGKERRRFLRRSVDRCPSAPSPGTAENRGENSRENRRRKGEENRLSLESETDEPKRRKEEEREEDKGAERETACPDHPEPVKSNPVSQRRLSSPKLQLPAQRHRAPAQNGDESGKKGPVTVELDEEVDAIHVTAATRFEKVREVLCSQSRGADKERVCGRPEGGEDKEEETNWAVFRHQETPSSEEDIDVVELDSAGSVHVVVNGGGEKVEGGAEKVEGGGEKCDIVSSYRGVALCVNGSAHAVLVRGDGERGQY